The window CACAATATGCAAGAGTATGAGTTAGGTCCCGCAAAGATAGGTCTTTTCGCCTGAATAACAAACGAAATGCCGAAAAAACAGTTCTCCCGGAAGCTGCGGCGCCCCCTATTTTCCGGAAGCCACCAGCCCGTACAGCTCCGTGATGCGGCTGCACATCTCCTCCCACGAAAAGCGGCGGCGTTCCTCGACGCAGTTTTCCCGGAAGCGTTGAAGCGTGTCCCCTTCGTACATCCGTTCGATGGCGCCGGCAACCCCTTCGGGCGTGGGTTCGCAGACATACCCCACCCGGCCGTCGGGCACGATCTCGGCCAGTCCCCCGACTTTCGTGACGACCATCGGCACGCAGAACTGGTAGGCTATCTGCGTCACGCCGCTCTGCGTGGCGGTCTTGTAGGGCTGTACGACGAAATCGGCCGCCGAAAAGTAATATTTCACGTCGTCGTCGGGAATGAAACGGTCGTGCAGCAGCACCTCTTCCTGCAAACCGTTGTCGGCGATCTGCTTCAGATAGGGTTCCTTCGCGGTGTAGAACTCCCCCGCCACGATCAGCCGGCGTCCTTCGGTCCGCCCGGCACGTCTGAGCCGCGCCCACGCATCGAGCAGCAGATCGAGCCCCTTGTAGTCGCGGATCAGTCCGAAAAAGAGCGCATAGCGGTTCGCAGGGTCCAGTCCCAGCCGCACGCACGCCTCGGAACGCTCGACCCGTTCGCCGAAATTCTCGAACAGCGGATGCGGCGAGAACAGCGCCGGGGCATCGGTGTAGGCTTTCAGCTCGCCGCGGACCTGCTCGGACATATAGACGAACCCGTCCACCGAACGCAGGTAGTAGCGGTTGAACGGTTTGTCGGTCAGGTGGTGTTCGTGGGGTTCGACGTTGTCGATCTGGCACAGAACTTTCGTGTGGCCGTTGCCGCGGGCCAGCCGGGCGATGGTACCGAAACAAGGCGCCATGAAAGGCGTCCAGTACTTCATCAGCACGAAATCGGGACGCTCGTGCCGGATACGGCGGCCGACGCGCAGCCAGTTCAGGGGATTCATCGTATTGACGCACCGGCAGATGCGCAGGTCGGCGGGCGGCGGCGTATCGACCGTCTGGCTCTCGCCGGGGAACAGCAGCGAGGGATATTGCAGCGTAAATGTCTTGATATCGACCTCGTTGCCCCGCCGCTGGAAGGTGCGGGCCATGATCTCCATGATCGACGCCAAACCGCCCCGGTAGGGATGCGCAGGTCCTAAAATCGTTATTTTCATATATACAAAAGATAGTAAAAAGTCGGCCTATGCCAAAACCGAACCGCATCCGATCCGGCAAAACCTTTCGGCCTCCTAAAAGCGTCGTAACGACGCCAAAGATAGTAAAAAGTCGGCCTGCGCCAAAACCGAACCGCATCCGGTCCGGCAAAACCTTCCGGCCTCCTAAAAGCGTCGTAACGACGCCAAAGATATAAAAATACCGGGACGGATGCAATTCAGTTTTGCATCCGTCCCTGTAAAACGGTCCGGCTTCCTAAAAGTGCCGTTACGGCTCCGGCTATTCGCCGCCGCCCGGGTGTCCGAAGCTCTTCGACGTGCGCTTGCTGCCGGCGGCCGACTGCAAGGCCAGGTACTCTTCGCCGTAGTCCAGCAGGTTTTGCAGCTCGGTGCGGAAGGTGTCGAGATGCTGCTCCTCTTCGGCGATGATGTCCTGGAACATCTTGTGCGTCACGGCGTCCTTGTGCTCGGCGGCCAGGCGCGAAGCCTCGTTGTAGCTGTCGATCGTGCTCTGCTCCAGCTGCATGGCCATCCGCAGCATCTCCTTGACCTCGGTGACCTGCTTGGTGCGGAACGAAGCGTTCATATCCACGTCGCCCTGCAAAAACAGGATGCGGTCGGAGAACTCCTCGATATGGCGCATCTCGGCGATCGAGATCTCGCGCATGATCTTCGAAAGATACTGGTAACGGTCGTCCTCGAAATGGGTGTGGAAATACATGTACTGCAACGAAGTTGCGATCTCCTTGCCCACGGCATCGTTCAGCAGGTCGATGCTCACCTGATACTTGTTCTGTGTCTGTGTCTTAGTCGCGCTTTCCATAATGAAAAAGGTTTTGCCGCCATAGCTGCAAAACCCGTTCCACAAGCCGCCGACGCGACACGCCGCCCGGACCTATTTCCATTCGATAGAGGCACGCACGGCCGCAGCGCCCTCGGCCGAGATCTCGAACAGCGCCGAATGCTCCCGCTGCTCGCACCCCACCGTCAGCGTCTGCCCGAAACGGCACTCTTTCAGGAAATGGATGTCCAGCCGCACGGGCGCCTCCCGGGTCAGCATCCCGACGGGAAGCATGTCGAGCATCATCTCGATATAGCGCATCGTATTGACATGGCGATTGAAGTCGATGTCGCTGTACACGACGCGGTGGTCGGCGGTCTCCGTGGGATTCACCTCGCGGATCTTGCGCGGTTTGTCCGTCGGGGAAGCGGCATCGACGACGGCGTCGGCATGGGCGTCGCCCACCCACGAAAGGTCGATCGCCGAACGGCTTTGCAGGTCGATCATCGCCCACTGCGTCACGGCCCGGCCGAACTCGCGCCCCGAAGCCGTATCGGTCAGCGTGAAATTACGTGTCGAAAGCACACGCCCGTAGTCGCTGATCCACGTCGCAACCTCGTAATCGGTGTACTGCACGGGCCGGGAATCGAACTCCACGGCCATACGCGAAAGCACCCACGAGTGGTTGTCGGCATTCAGCGCATCGACGCCGAAGCCTTTGCCGTGGGCGTCGATGCCCGCCGTATTGAGGATCGCAGCCCCCAGCGAGGAGATCGTCGCCCGCAGCGTGAAATCCACATCCTGAGGCTCGACCCGGTAATCATAGCGTGATTTTTCTGCCATTCGCTTGCATTTTAGCGTTTCATGCAGGCAAAGATACGATTTTTTTGTATATTTGTTTCTGATATTAACCCTTAAACCTGTCAGTTATGGAAATGAAGCAACTCGATTTCACGGAAACCTTCAAAGACGCCATCACGATCGGCATGAAGAACGCACCTTCAGTCATTGCGGCCGTCGCCCTGTTTCTGGTCACGATCTGGATTCCCTACATCAACATCGGAACCTTCATCGCCATCACCCTGCTGCCGACGCAGCTGGCCAAGGGCGAAGTGATCAACCCGCTGGGAATCTTCGACAGCAAGTACCGCCGCTACATGGGCGAATTCCTCATCACCATGGGCCTGATGGTCATCCCGACCTACATCGCCTTCCTCTTCATGTTCGTCCCCGGCATCGTGCTTTCGCTCGCCTGGTCGCTGGCCTACTACTTCCTGATCGAGAAGGGCAAGAACCCCATCGAGGCCATCCGGGCATCGAACGACGCCACCTACGGCAGCAAATGGACGATGTTCGCCGTGGCACTCGTATTCGGCATCGCCGCCGTTATCGTCCTGCTGATATTCAACGCGATCTGCGGCATGATCAACGTCGGCTTCATCACGTTCATCGTGATGTTTGCCCTGATCGTGATCATCATGTCGGTCGGCATGGCCATCAACGCTTCGTACTGGAAACAGCTGAAAGACAACGTGGCGTAACCCGTCCCGAATCCCTGCAAAGACGGCACACAGTGCCGTCTTTTTTCGGCCCCTTCAATCATTTTTATCGAAAAACGATAAATATTATTTGTTTTTCGAAAATATATGGTATATTTGCAGAAGTAAAAACCAAAAGAAAGAGAGATGCAAAATAAAAAACCGCTCCTGCAACGTCTGCTGGTCATCTACATCACGTTCTTCATCGTACTCGTGGCAAGCGTCGCGCACGGCATCCTGCCCAATTTCACACGGGGTGCGGCCGAAGGCGTCGAGATGGGCAACGACATCGCCGAGAAGTGGAAATCGGGGATTCCCCGCATGATCTACATGCTGAGCGACATCCAGATCACGGAACAGCCCGGGAACACCCTCGCAATCACGTCCGCCCCGGGCGTGGAGATCAGCGCGAGCGTCAAACGGCTCGGACTGATCGTCGAGCAGGACGCCCCGGGCGCTTCGCCGCTGGGGCTGGCATTCCGCTCGGTGGGCGGCAGCGCATGGCTCTATGCGCTGGTTATGCTCGTACCGCTGCTCTACCTGGGGATCATCGTGCTGATGTTCGTCATCATCCACTCGCTGCGCCGTTCGATCCGCGAGGAGCGCACGCTCGACAAACGGAACGTCTGGTATCTGCGCACCATCGGCCTGCTGACCATCCTCGCCGAGCTCATCAGCGACACCGTGAACTGGGCCATGAACAGCCGCGCCGCCGAACTGCTGGCCGGAAGCGGATACACCGTGAACACGGAATTCCGCATCTCCTACGCCATGATCATCATGGGTATTCTGATCCTCTTCGCCGCCGAGGTCTTCGCCGTCGGCCAGAACCTGAGCGAAGAGCAGAAATACACCATTTAACAGAAGGAACGACATGCAAATGATACGAACACACAAAACGAGAGGGAGGAATTTATGGCGATAATCATCAACATAGACGTAATGATGGCCAAACGCAAGATGTCGCTCGGCGAACTGGCCGAACGGGTCGATATCACGCCCGCCAACCTCTCGATCCTCAAAAACGGGAAAGCCAAAGCCATCCGCTTTTCGACGCTCGAAGCGATCTGCCGCGAACTGGAGTGCCAGCCGGGAGACATCATCGAATACCGTCCGGAGGAGCCCCGGGAATAAGAAATTCAAACCAACAACGAATATCCATGAAAAGATTGATGATGCTGGCCGTTGCGGCGTTCGCCGCCGCCGGGGCCGCAGCACAGATGAACCAGCCGATCCCCACGGACCCCGAGCTCCGCACCGGAAAGCTGGAGAACGGGATGACCTACTACATCCGTCACAACGAAAAGCCGAAGGGACAGGCCGATTTCTACATCCTGCACGACGTAGGAGCCATCCAGGAGAACGACTCCCAGCAGGGACTCGCCCACTTCCTCGAACACATGGCTTTCAACGGCACCAAGAACCTCCCGGGCAAGCAGCTCACGGAGTATCTGGAAACCGTGGGCGTGAAATTCGGCGCCAACCTCAACGCCGGAACCAGCTGGGACCAGACGATCTACAACATTTCGGACGTACCGACCTCGCGCGAAGGCATCATCGACTCGGCGCTGCTGATCCTGCACGACTGGTCGCACTTCATCGCCCTGGAACCCAAAGAGATCGACTCCGAACGCGGCGTGATCATGGAGGAGCTCCGCACGCGCGACGGCGCATCGTGGCGTTCGACGATGAAGCTGCTGCAAGCGCTGGGCAAGGGCACGAAATACGAGCACCGCAACCTGATCGGCTACCTCGACGGACTGAAGAGTTTCCAGCATAAGGAGCTGGAGGATTTCTACGCCCAATGGTACCGTCCGGACTATCAGGCCGTCGTCGTCGTGGGCGACATCGACGTGGACGCCGTGGAGAACAAGATCAAGACGCTGATGGCCGACATTCCGGCACCCGCCGCCGACGCTTCGCAGAAAGAGACCATCGTGGTCCCCGACAACGAGGAACCGATCGTGAGCATCTTCACCGACCCCGAAATGCAGGGCACGAAGGTGCAGCTCTTCATCAAGCGCCCGGCGCTCCCCGAGCAGCTGGCCAATACGGTCGTCGCCGAGGCCAACAACGTGATCGAAGCCTATATGACGACCATGGAGAACGCCCGCCTGCAAGAGATCGCCATGCAGCCCGACGCACCGTTCCTCGGCGCCGGCATGGGCACGGGCGACGTGATCGGCATCATCCCGACGCTCAACGCCACGGTATTCGTTGCGATGACGCAGGACGGCAAGCTGGCCCGCGGCTTCGAGACGCTCTGCACCGAGCTGGAGAGGGTCCGCCGCCACGGCTTCACGCAGGGTGAGTTCGAACGCGCCCAGGAGAACCTGATGCGCCAGGCCGAACGCACCTACGCCAACCGCAACGACCGCCGCAACGGCGAGTTCGTGCAGACCTTCCTGAACAATTACAGCAAGAACACCCCGATGCCCGACGCCGAGACCGAATGGCAGCTCGACAGCATGCTGATCAGGATGCTCAACGTCGATGCCGTCAACGCCTTCGCCGCGCAGACCATCACCCCGAACAATCAGGTCATCATCGTCACCGCCCCCGAGAAGGAGGGGCTCGCGGCGCCGACCGCCGAGGAACTGCTCGCCATCCGCGACAAGGTGGCTGCCGGCGAAGTCGCCGCCTACGAAGACAATGTGGTCAAGGAGCCGCTGATTCCCGAAGGTACCGTTCTGAAAGGTTCGCCCGTCAAGAAGACGGCCGAGGACGCCGAACTCGGCACGACGGAATGGACGCTGGCCAACGGTGCGAAGGTCGTCGTGAAACACACGGATTTCAAGGCCGACGAGGTGCGCATGAGCGCCGTCGCCAAAGGCGGTCTGTCGGTGCTCTCCGACGGGGAGTTCTACATGGGCGAGATGATGCCCG of the Alistipes senegalensis JC50 genome contains:
- a CDS encoding glycosyltransferase, with protein sequence MKITILGPAHPYRGGLASIMEIMARTFQRRGNEVDIKTFTLQYPSLLFPGESQTVDTPPPADLRICRCVNTMNPLNWLRVGRRIRHERPDFVLMKYWTPFMAPCFGTIARLARGNGHTKVLCQIDNVEPHEHHLTDKPFNRYYLRSVDGFVYMSEQVRGELKAYTDAPALFSPHPLFENFGERVERSEACVRLGLDPANRYALFFGLIRDYKGLDLLLDAWARLRRAGRTEGRRLIVAGEFYTAKEPYLKQIADNGLQEEVLLHDRFIPDDDVKYYFSAADFVVQPYKTATQSGVTQIAYQFCVPMVVTKVGGLAEIVPDGRVGYVCEPTPEGVAGAIERMYEGDTLQRFRENCVEERRRFSWEEMCSRITELYGLVASGK
- a CDS encoding ferritin-like domain-containing protein; this encodes MESATKTQTQNKYQVSIDLLNDAVGKEIATSLQYMYFHTHFEDDRYQYLSKIMREISIAEMRHIEEFSDRILFLQGDVDMNASFRTKQVTEVKEMLRMAMQLEQSTIDSYNEASRLAAEHKDAVTHKMFQDIIAEEEQHLDTFRTELQNLLDYGEEYLALQSAAGSKRTSKSFGHPGGGE
- a CDS encoding acyl-[acyl-carrier-protein] thioesterase, which gives rise to MAEKSRYDYRVEPQDVDFTLRATISSLGAAILNTAGIDAHGKGFGVDALNADNHSWVLSRMAVEFDSRPVQYTDYEVATWISDYGRVLSTRNFTLTDTASGREFGRAVTQWAMIDLQSRSAIDLSWVGDAHADAVVDAASPTDKPRKIREVNPTETADHRVVYSDIDFNRHVNTMRYIEMMLDMLPVGMLTREAPVRLDIHFLKECRFGQTLTVGCEQREHSALFEISAEGAAAVRASIEWK
- a CDS encoding DUF2975 domain-containing protein, whose amino-acid sequence is MQNKKPLLQRLLVIYITFFIVLVASVAHGILPNFTRGAAEGVEMGNDIAEKWKSGIPRMIYMLSDIQITEQPGNTLAITSAPGVEISASVKRLGLIVEQDAPGASPLGLAFRSVGGSAWLYALVMLVPLLYLGIIVLMFVIIHSLRRSIREERTLDKRNVWYLRTIGLLTILAELISDTVNWAMNSRAAELLAGSGYTVNTEFRISYAMIIMGILILFAAEVFAVGQNLSEEQKYTI
- a CDS encoding helix-turn-helix domain-containing protein, encoding MAIIINIDVMMAKRKMSLGELAERVDITPANLSILKNGKAKAIRFSTLEAICRELECQPGDIIEYRPEEPRE
- a CDS encoding M16 family metallopeptidase; this translates as MLAVAAFAAAGAAAQMNQPIPTDPELRTGKLENGMTYYIRHNEKPKGQADFYILHDVGAIQENDSQQGLAHFLEHMAFNGTKNLPGKQLTEYLETVGVKFGANLNAGTSWDQTIYNISDVPTSREGIIDSALLILHDWSHFIALEPKEIDSERGVIMEELRTRDGASWRSTMKLLQALGKGTKYEHRNLIGYLDGLKSFQHKELEDFYAQWYRPDYQAVVVVGDIDVDAVENKIKTLMADIPAPAADASQKETIVVPDNEEPIVSIFTDPEMQGTKVQLFIKRPALPEQLANTVVAEANNVIEAYMTTMENARLQEIAMQPDAPFLGAGMGTGDVIGIIPTLNATVFVAMTQDGKLARGFETLCTELERVRRHGFTQGEFERAQENLMRQAERTYANRNDRRNGEFVQTFLNNYSKNTPMPDAETEWQLDSMLIRMLNVDAVNAFAAQTITPNNQVIIVTAPEKEGLAAPTAEELLAIRDKVAAGEVAAYEDNVVKEPLIPEGTVLKGSPVKKTAEDAELGTTEWTLANGAKVVVKHTDFKADEVRMSAVAKGGLSVLSDGEFYMGEMMPAVNSMSGVGKFPATELKKQLSGKTASVQPSVENYASAMKGVCSPKDIETMLQLLYLNFTQPRFDRNDYDNLIKMLRSQLENARTNPDYLMQEKVIDVTYGHNPRRQMISNEIIDKFDFERLPAVYAKLYPGANGFVFTFVGNIDPETLKPLAEKYIGSIPAARKPLNYVDDKVEPVKGEVAEEFTAPMQQPKVSVVYYFSGKMPYTFKDKVALTFLTQALDSRYLISIREEKGGTYGVSVQGSTEYIPREAYDMTISFDTNEEMADELCEIVMKEIEEIAANGPRSEDIEKTREFMLKSWKNSLEMNSGWMNYIQAKYGSGLDYVGQYEQAVRNLTNADVQALAKKLLADGNLVKVIMRPAKEKEK